One part of the Vogesella sp. LIG4 genome encodes these proteins:
- a CDS encoding amidohydrolase: protein MDNIADTLYLNGSIYTGDAARNFAQALAVRDGKVLATGSSAALQQHHRGTHTRVVDLAGRLLLPAFIDGHVHPMQGQQILGEFDLSGLDTPDAILARIRACAAATPDAPWVYLGGANLAAFGAYPTRQQLDAAVPDRPLLVTGFDVHSGCINSKGLALAGITAATPDPQGGIIERDADGAPSGVLHEEALYLVFRQIPQLSAAGYPAALAKAQRMAYGYGITGWFDAWLDEPMIQAYWQAQQQGELKVYMSAGMVAQPGQDAAEQIERFVGWQRRYQHDNLRLHTVKIFIDGVPESKTAALLAPYQGTEELGMTLWTQQQLDHISLLADRAGFDLHFHTLGDRAVRMALDALEHVQRHNPARERRAQLAHVQLIDPADYGRFHQLGAIASVQCLWTAATPAQLQQFGELFGAERLARNYPFRSLRNAGAMLAGGSDWSVSSMNPLEIIETGVTHLPPGASDGEPWNPHERLDVLSLLEAHTVNAAWALRFDDCAGSLQAGKDASFSILDRNPLLCPVAQFSQARVVQTCFRGEVVYQLAEQA, encoded by the coding sequence ATGGACAATATTGCCGATACCCTCTACCTCAACGGCAGCATCTACACCGGCGACGCCGCGCGCAACTTTGCCCAGGCGCTGGCGGTGCGCGATGGCAAGGTGCTGGCCACCGGCAGCAGCGCCGCCTTGCAGCAACACCACCGCGGCACGCACACCCGGGTGGTGGACCTGGCCGGCCGGCTGCTGCTGCCGGCCTTCATCGACGGCCACGTACACCCGATGCAGGGCCAGCAGATACTGGGCGAGTTCGACCTGTCCGGGCTGGATACGCCGGACGCTATCCTGGCGCGCATCCGCGCCTGCGCCGCGGCCACGCCGGATGCGCCCTGGGTATACCTGGGCGGCGCCAACCTGGCCGCCTTCGGTGCCTATCCCACCCGCCAGCAGCTGGATGCGGCAGTGCCGGACCGCCCGCTGCTGGTCACCGGTTTCGACGTGCACAGCGGCTGCATCAACAGCAAGGGCCTGGCGCTTGCCGGCATCACCGCTGCCACGCCTGACCCGCAGGGCGGCATCATCGAGCGCGACGCCGACGGCGCGCCCAGCGGCGTGCTGCACGAGGAAGCGCTGTACCTGGTGTTCCGCCAGATACCGCAGCTCAGTGCCGCCGGCTACCCGGCGGCACTGGCCAAGGCGCAGCGCATGGCTTACGGCTACGGCATTACCGGCTGGTTCGACGCCTGGCTGGATGAGCCGATGATCCAGGCCTACTGGCAGGCGCAGCAGCAGGGCGAGCTGAAGGTGTACATGAGCGCCGGCATGGTGGCGCAGCCGGGGCAGGATGCCGCCGAGCAGATCGAGCGTTTTGTCGGCTGGCAGCGTCGCTACCAGCACGACAACCTGCGGCTACACACGGTGAAGATCTTCATCGACGGCGTACCGGAATCGAAAACCGCCGCGCTGCTGGCGCCGTACCAGGGCACCGAAGAACTGGGCATGACGCTGTGGACGCAGCAGCAGCTGGACCACATTTCCCTGCTGGCCGACCGTGCCGGCTTCGACCTGCACTTTCACACCCTGGGCGACCGCGCGGTGCGCATGGCGCTGGATGCGCTGGAGCATGTGCAGCGCCACAACCCGGCGCGCGAACGCCGCGCGCAGCTGGCGCACGTACAGCTGATCGACCCGGCGGACTACGGCCGCTTCCACCAGCTGGGCGCCATTGCCAGCGTGCAGTGCCTGTGGACCGCCGCCACGCCGGCGCAGCTGCAGCAGTTCGGCGAGCTGTTCGGCGCCGAGCGGCTGGCGCGCAACTACCCGTTCCGCAGCCTGCGCAACGCCGGCGCCATGCTGGCCGGTGGCTCGGACTGGTCGGTGAGCAGCATGAACCCGCTAGAGATCATCGAAACCGGCGTTACCCACCTGCCGCCGGGTGCCAGCGACGGCGAGCCGTGGAACCCGCACGAGCGGCTGGACGTGCTCTCCCTGCTGGAAGCGCACACCGTCAACGCTGCCTGGGCACTGCGTTTCGACGACTGTGCCGGCTCGCTGCAGGCAGGCAAGGACGCCAGCTTCAGCATCCTGGACCGCAACCCGCTGCTGTGCCCGGTGGCGCAGTTCAGCCAGGCGCGGGTGGTGCAGACCTGCTTCCGTGGCGAGGTGGTGTACCAGCTGGCCGAGCAGGCATAG
- a CDS encoding MEKHLA domain-containing protein — protein sequence MSLPRYRDPDFFQLLTSSYQRLLGVPLVDPALPQAEAMHWLYEQAPFCVLSHNTAASPVFVYANRTAQRCFGYSWDAFTQLESRLSAEAPNREERDRLLQAVQRDGYASGYRGLRIAADGRRFWIENVTVWNLLDDAGVYHGQAATYRSWQDA from the coding sequence ATGAGCCTGCCCCGTTACCGCGACCCCGACTTTTTCCAGCTGCTCACCAGCAGCTACCAGCGCCTGCTGGGCGTGCCGCTGGTGGACCCGGCGCTGCCGCAGGCCGAGGCGATGCACTGGCTGTACGAGCAGGCGCCGTTCTGCGTGTTGTCGCACAACACCGCCGCCAGCCCGGTGTTCGTGTACGCCAACCGCACCGCGCAGCGCTGCTTCGGCTACAGCTGGGACGCGTTCACGCAGCTGGAATCACGGCTGTCGGCCGAGGCGCCAAACCGCGAGGAGCGCGACCGCCTGCTGCAGGCGGTACAGCGCGACGGCTACGCCAGCGGCTACCGCGGCCTGCGCATCGCCGCCGACGGCCGCCGTTTCTGGATCGAAAACGTGACAGTGTGGAATCTGCTGGACGATGCCGGCGTCTACCACGGCCAGGCCGCTACCTACCGCAGCTGGCAGGACGCCTGA
- a CDS encoding RNA methyltransferase, translating into MNIQEFHQSLADLGARPCHVGRINRAWLQGLPLDTGTRHQKSENYFPLALRNGLPALTARLDGLARIHSQHGGEDGSLRLLVALADGQMVESVLLPRDGLCVSSQVGCAVGCTFCMTGKSGLLRQLGSAEIVAQVVQARRIRPVKKVVFMGMGEPAHNLDNVLDAIQLLGTDGNIGHKNLVFSTVGDPRVFERLPQQQVKPALALSLHTTNAELRARLLPRAPRYDPAELVALGEDYARRVGYPIQYQWTLLAGINDTQAEMDAAVQLLKGKYGVLNIIPYNSVEGDSYQRPSAEHIRYMKHYLHDNGVLTKVRDSAGQDVDGGCGQLRARAADIIDHSRLLRRAGKVQQA; encoded by the coding sequence ATGAATATCCAGGAATTCCACCAGTCGCTGGCCGATCTCGGCGCCCGCCCCTGCCACGTTGGCCGCATCAACCGCGCCTGGCTGCAAGGCCTGCCGCTGGATACCGGCACCCGCCACCAGAAAAGCGAAAACTACTTTCCGCTGGCGCTGCGCAACGGCCTGCCGGCACTGACCGCGCGGCTCGATGGTCTGGCGCGCATCCATTCGCAGCATGGCGGCGAGGATGGCTCGCTGCGCCTGCTGGTAGCGCTGGCCGATGGCCAGATGGTGGAAAGCGTGCTGCTGCCGCGTGACGGGCTGTGCGTATCCAGCCAGGTAGGCTGCGCGGTGGGCTGCACCTTCTGCATGACCGGCAAGAGCGGCCTGCTGCGTCAGCTGGGCAGCGCCGAGATTGTGGCGCAGGTGGTGCAGGCGCGGCGCATCCGCCCGGTAAAGAAGGTGGTGTTCATGGGTATGGGCGAGCCGGCGCACAACCTCGACAACGTGCTGGACGCCATCCAGCTGCTGGGCACCGACGGCAATATCGGCCACAAGAACCTGGTGTTCTCCACCGTGGGCGACCCACGGGTGTTCGAGCGCCTGCCGCAGCAGCAGGTAAAACCGGCGCTGGCGCTGTCGCTGCACACTACCAATGCCGAGCTGCGGGCACGGCTGCTGCCGCGCGCGCCGCGCTATGACCCGGCCGAGCTGGTGGCGCTGGGCGAGGACTACGCGCGCCGCGTTGGCTACCCCATCCAGTACCAGTGGACGCTGCTGGCCGGCATCAACGATACGCAGGCTGAGATGGATGCCGCGGTGCAGCTGCTCAAGGGCAAGTACGGTGTGCTGAACATCATTCCGTACAACAGTGTGGAGGGCGACAGCTACCAGCGCCCGAGCGCCGAGCACATCCGCTACATGAAGCACTACCTGCACGACAACGGCGTGCTGACCAAGGTGCGCGATTCCGCCGGCCAGGACGTGGATGGCGGCTGCGGCCAACTGCGCGCCCGCGCCGCCGACATCATCGACCACAGCCGCCTGCTGCGCCGCGCCGGCAAGGTGCAACAAGCATGA
- a CDS encoding DUF2846 domain-containing protein, protein MKTSLLATLLAATLLFTGCASVPLGDPKVDAQLKTFASPPADKSGIYIYRNSFVGQALKKDLHLNGERVGETANKVYFYRQVNPGKQTLSTESEFSDNSIELITSGGKNYFVEQYIRMGVFVGGANLKQVDDEEGKKNVLESKLAQ, encoded by the coding sequence ATGAAGACTTCCCTGCTGGCCACGCTGTTGGCCGCCACGCTGCTGTTTACCGGCTGTGCTTCGGTACCGTTGGGCGACCCGAAGGTGGACGCGCAACTCAAGACATTTGCGTCACCGCCTGCAGATAAATCCGGCATCTACATCTATCGCAACAGTTTCGTTGGCCAGGCGTTGAAGAAGGATCTGCATCTCAATGGCGAGCGCGTGGGCGAGACGGCAAACAAGGTGTATTTCTATCGCCAGGTTAATCCGGGCAAACAGACACTCAGCACGGAATCTGAATTCAGCGACAACAGCATCGAGCTGATTACCTCCGGCGGCAAAAACTACTTTGTCGAGCAGTACATCCGCATGGGCGTGTTCGTCGGTGGCGCCAACCTGAAGCAGGTGGACGACGAGGAAGGCAAGAAGAACGTGCTGGAAAGCAAGCTGGCCCAATAA
- a CDS encoding sel1 repeat family protein, with product LAAACLLLAACGKAPASPPAASPLTAIPDSLERQPAFTCSHEQARIPKPNPDAEQLFKHARWLQKQNLLKDDPAKYPAIERLYRIAAAWGHDKANHNLALLLIRGHSDADDVISLPVTLAQDLIQRGIPQGYYDMGALLTKGYGVAESNASALQYLRHAADLGNPDAQYYVGDQLFSLGIDYPAPFSIGLQMTKCAAEQGHSEAAFEYAVDMKNSKNYSEALKYYQLAVKAGDETAAFKLGKVFLAPPPSDGLDYLALEKDEERSRRYKILSDILGRYSYLKPTVNDIDDIVPLPPAKLPPWDGKIKWLKEWESNVPPPLPSEARIAEMAKAKGLNPATGMPATTGQP from the coding sequence CGTTGGCCGCAGCCTGCCTGCTGTTGGCAGCCTGCGGCAAGGCGCCAGCTTCTCCACCCGCCGCCAGCCCACTGACCGCCATCCCCGACAGTCTAGAACGGCAGCCAGCTTTTACTTGCAGCCACGAACAAGCCCGCATCCCCAAGCCAAACCCGGATGCCGAACAGCTATTCAAACATGCGCGCTGGCTGCAAAAGCAGAATCTGCTCAAGGACGACCCGGCCAAATACCCGGCTATCGAGCGGCTGTACCGCATTGCCGCGGCCTGGGGCCACGACAAGGCCAACCACAATCTGGCGCTGCTGCTGATCCGGGGCCATAGCGATGCCGACGATGTCATCAGCCTGCCGGTAACCCTGGCGCAAGACCTTATCCAGCGCGGCATCCCGCAGGGCTACTACGATATGGGGGCACTACTTACCAAGGGCTACGGCGTGGCAGAAAGCAATGCCTCGGCCTTGCAATACCTGCGCCATGCAGCCGACCTGGGCAACCCGGACGCGCAATATTATGTGGGAGACCAGCTATTCAGCCTCGGCATCGACTACCCTGCACCATTCAGTATTGGACTACAGATGACCAAGTGTGCCGCTGAGCAAGGTCATAGCGAAGCGGCCTTTGAATATGCTGTAGATATGAAAAACTCAAAAAACTATTCCGAAGCACTCAAGTACTACCAGCTAGCAGTGAAAGCTGGTGATGAAACAGCTGCCTTCAAGCTAGGGAAGGTATTTCTAGCTCCCCCACCCAGCGACGGCCTGGATTATCTCGCTCTAGAAAAAGATGAGGAGCGCTCCCGTCGCTACAAAATCCTGTCTGACATCCTGGGGCGTTATTCCTACCTCAAACCTACGGTAAATGACATCGACGACATCGTGCCCTTGCCACCGGCAAAGCTGCCGCCGTGGGATGGCAAGATCAAGTGGTTGAAGGAATGGGAAAGCAATGTGCCGCCGCCACTGCCCAGCGAAGCGCGCATTGCCGAGATGGCCAAGGCCAAGGGCTTGAACCCGGCCACCGGCATGCCCGCTACCACGGGGCAGCCATGA
- a CDS encoding DUF6396 domain-containing protein — translation MPGGKQRLRAALRPTLAAACLLLAACGKAPASPPAASPLTAIPDSLERQPAFTCSHEQARIPKPNPEAEQLFKHARWLQKRNLLKDDPAKYPAFERLYRIAAAWGHDKANHNLALLLIRGHSDADDVISLPVTLAQDLIQRGIPQGYYDMGALLTKGYGVAESNASALQYLRHAADLGNPDAQYYVGDQLFSLGIDYPTPLSIGLQMKRCAAEQGHSKAAFEYAIRMGNSRNFPEALKYYQLAVKAGNDVAAMALQEAFLAPASANDMAYLGRTKDDERSRRYKILSDFLHNYSYLNPSVDDIDDIVPLPPAKLAPWDGKIKWLKEWESNVP, via the coding sequence ATGCCCGGCGGCAAGCAGCGCCTTCGTGCGGCCTTGCGGCCAACGTTGGCCGCAGCCTGCCTGCTGTTGGCAGCCTGCGGCAAGGCGCCAGCTTCTCCACCCGCCGCCAGCCCACTGACCGCCATCCCCGACAGTCTGGAACGGCAGCCAGCTTTTACTTGCAGCCACGAACAAGCCCGCATCCCCAAGCCAAACCCGGAGGCCGAACAGCTGTTCAAACACGCACGCTGGCTGCAAAAGCGAAACCTGCTCAAGGATGACCCGGCCAAATACCCGGCTTTCGAGCGGCTGTACCGCATTGCCGCGGCCTGGGGCCACGACAAGGCCAACCATAATCTGGCGCTGCTACTGATCCGGGGCCACAGCGATGCCGACGATGTCATCAGCCTGCCGGTAACCCTGGCGCAAGACCTTATCCAGCGAGGCATCCCGCAGGGCTACTACGATATGGGGGCACTGCTTACCAAGGGCTACGGCGTGGCAGAAAGCAATGCCTCGGCCTTGCAATATCTGCGCCATGCGGCCGATCTGGGTAACCCGGACGCGCAATATTATGTGGGAGACCAGCTATTCAGCCTTGGTATTGACTATCCGACACCACTCAGTATTGGACTGCAAATGAAAAGGTGTGCTGCGGAACAAGGGCATAGCAAGGCTGCGTTTGAGTACGCCATTCGGATGGGTAACTCAAGAAACTTCCCAGAAGCTCTCAAGTACTACCAACTGGCCGTCAAGGCTGGCAATGACGTGGCCGCCATGGCCCTTCAGGAAGCATTCCTTGCTCCTGCCTCAGCAAATGATATGGCCTACCTCGGACGGACCAAAGACGACGAGCGTTCCCGCCGCTACAAAATCCTGTCCGACTTCCTGCATAACTACTCCTACCTCAACCCCTCGGTAGATGACATCGACGACATCGTGCCCTTGCCACCAGCCAAGCTGGCGCCGTGGGATGGCAAGATCAAGTGGTTGAAGGAATGGGAAAGCAATGTGCCGC
- a CDS encoding sel1 repeat family protein — MRHALLLLLALLAACGKPTETRNLPMSNTSPLTAIPNDLEQQLAFTCSYEQARIPKRDPEAEQLFKHARWLQKQNLLKDDPAKYPAFERLYRIAAAWGHDKANHNLALLLIRGHSDADDVISLPVTLAQELIQRGIPQGYYDMGALLTKGYGMTESNASALQYLRHAADLGNPDAQYYVGDQLFMLGIDYPVPLNIGLQMKKCAAEQGHSEAAFEYAVDMKNSKNYSEALKYYQLAVKAGDETAAFKLGKVFLAPPPSDGLDYLALEKDEERSRRYKILSDILGRYSYLKPTVDDIDDIVPLPPAKLAPWDGKIKWLKEWESNVPPPLPSEARIAEMAKAKGLDPATGRPVPKGVQP, encoded by the coding sequence ATGCGGCACGCACTACTTCTATTGCTTGCCTTGCTGGCCGCCTGCGGCAAGCCCACCGAAACCAGGAACCTTCCGATGTCCAACACATCGCCGCTGACTGCGATTCCCAACGACCTGGAACAGCAGCTCGCTTTCACCTGCAGCTATGAACAAGCACGCATCCCCAAGCGTGACCCGGAAGCCGAGCAGCTATTCAAACATGCGCGCTGGCTGCAAAAGCAGAATCTGCTCAAGGACGACCCGGCCAAATACCCGGCTTTCGAGAGGCTGTACCGCATTGCTGCGGCCTGGGGTCACGACAAGGCCAACCACAATCTGGCGCTGCTGCTGATCCGGGGCCATAGCGATGCCGACGATGTCATCAGCCTACCGGTAACCCTGGCGCAAGAGCTTATCCAGCGCGGCATCCCGCAGGGCTACTACGATATGGGGGCACTGCTCACCAAGGGCTATGGCATGACAGAAAGCAATGCCTCGGCCTTGCAATATCTGCGCCATGCGGCCGACCTGGGCAACCCGGATGCGCAATATTATGTGGGTGACCAGCTATTCATGTTAGGTATCGACTACCCGGTGCCACTGAATATTGGACTGCAAATGAAAAAATGTGCAGCAGAGCAAGGCCATAGCGAAGCGGCCTTTGAATATGCTGTAGATATGAAAAACTCAAAAAACTATTCCGAAGCACTCAAGTACTACCAGCTAGCAGTGAAAGCTGGTGATGAAACAGCTGCCTTCAAGCTAGGGAAGGTATTTCTCGCTCCCCCACCCAGCGACGGCCTGGATTATCTCGCTCTAGAAAAAGACGAGGAGCGCTCCCGTCGCTACAAAATCCTGTCTGACATCCTGGGGCGTTATTCCTACCTCAAACCTACGGTTGACGACATCGACGACATCGTGCCCTTGCCACCAGCCAAGCTGGCGCCGTGGGATGGCAAGATCAAGTGGTTGAAGGAATGGGAAAGCAATGTGCCGCCGCCGCTGCCCAGCGAAGCGCGCATTGCCGAGATGGCCAAGGCCAAGGGGCTCGACCCGGCCACCGGCCGCCCCGTCCCCAAGGGTGTACAGCCGTGA
- a CDS encoding phospholipase D-like domain-containing protein codes for MGNKITTPVAANQGLQCTITPPWFVQQSEYSPLNGTFDFLINGERAFGEVHRAIAAAKQSVCIICWGFQPSMHFIRDGKSPSIGQLLEQKAAEGVKVRVLCYVVGNDYTTSLTGFSMDEPNMPNRSGPYSRGYKDVPATSSKEQNKLDSHWFSRYDRDRGYVQTLTKATQTVLGNKQVENLIFRVRGFSAADRAYLAEQEFDDKKVSRSMRAVLSAFPSHHQKMVLVDYGSPSDHVGFVMGHNMLDEYWDTCAHSYHRRTANTGRNGALPREDLSSRLTGPLCGDLFRNFAYAWEKETGESLDKPSAGFAHYPLREALGRKIQGQILRTQPQYRAEDIKKAYLQAVNNATQCIYVENQYFRWPPLADKIKQAAAKQCQWGRDPASHQSLYLFVVTNSSNAGMGSGTEKTHEMLKSLGRADAMPGVELQNRIQDQTTAINQAENRLRQYDASLGAIASGLPNPAVFKDGKYPPAWLRDPKTRELLEKHNQLASQRNRLQQEKDKMQQDLDLLASKEDGKLGQKMKAAETIVPEDRPGLKVHVCTLVPPDTPPGMAWPEVYVHSKLLLVNDTYMTLGSANINTRSMEVDSELNVAHCNPHISRQARLDLWNIHTGGKGAQADVVQAFNSWRDIIKENKGREPRKQVPEASLRGFQRFDPTQSNKD; via the coding sequence ATGGGAAACAAGATTACGACGCCGGTTGCGGCCAACCAGGGCCTGCAATGCACCATCACCCCGCCGTGGTTCGTGCAGCAGTCCGAATACAGCCCGCTGAATGGCACTTTCGACTTCCTGATCAACGGCGAGCGCGCGTTTGGCGAGGTGCACCGCGCCATTGCAGCAGCCAAACAATCCGTCTGCATTATCTGCTGGGGCTTTCAGCCTTCGATGCACTTCATTCGTGATGGCAAATCGCCATCGATCGGCCAGCTATTGGAGCAGAAGGCTGCCGAGGGCGTGAAGGTACGGGTGTTGTGCTATGTGGTGGGCAATGATTACACAACCAGCCTGACCGGCTTCTCCATGGACGAGCCGAACATGCCTAACCGTTCAGGCCCCTACAGCCGCGGCTACAAGGATGTACCAGCTACCAGCAGCAAGGAACAGAACAAGCTGGATAGTCATTGGTTCAGCCGTTACGACCGGGATCGCGGCTATGTGCAAACACTTACCAAAGCCACACAGACCGTGCTTGGCAATAAACAGGTCGAGAATCTGATCTTCCGGGTTCGGGGGTTCTCTGCCGCTGACCGTGCTTATCTGGCCGAGCAGGAATTTGATGACAAAAAAGTTTCGCGCAGCATGCGTGCCGTGCTGTCGGCCTTCCCCAGCCACCACCAGAAAATGGTGCTGGTGGATTACGGTAGCCCGAGCGACCACGTTGGCTTCGTTATGGGGCACAACATGCTGGACGAGTATTGGGATACCTGTGCGCACAGCTACCACCGCAGAACGGCGAATACCGGGCGAAACGGTGCACTGCCGCGAGAAGATCTTTCCAGTCGGCTAACTGGACCGCTGTGTGGCGACCTGTTTCGTAATTTTGCCTATGCCTGGGAAAAAGAAACCGGAGAAAGCTTGGACAAGCCGAGTGCCGGCTTTGCCCACTATCCGCTACGCGAAGCACTGGGCAGGAAAATCCAGGGGCAGATTCTGCGGACTCAGCCGCAGTACCGGGCGGAAGACATCAAGAAAGCCTATCTGCAGGCCGTAAACAATGCCACCCAGTGCATCTATGTCGAGAACCAGTATTTTCGCTGGCCGCCGCTGGCAGACAAGATCAAGCAGGCTGCTGCCAAGCAATGCCAATGGGGGCGGGACCCGGCCAGTCACCAATCACTCTACCTGTTCGTGGTGACCAACAGCAGCAACGCCGGCATGGGCTCGGGTACGGAGAAAACCCACGAAATGCTCAAGAGCCTTGGCCGGGCCGATGCCATGCCCGGTGTCGAGTTGCAAAACCGTATCCAGGATCAGACCACGGCCATCAATCAGGCTGAAAACCGGCTGCGTCAGTACGATGCCAGCCTGGGGGCGATAGCCAGCGGCTTGCCCAACCCGGCGGTCTTCAAGGATGGCAAATACCCGCCCGCCTGGCTGCGGGACCCCAAAACCCGCGAGCTGCTTGAAAAGCATAACCAGCTGGCCAGCCAGCGCAACCGGCTGCAGCAGGAAAAGGACAAGATGCAACAAGACCTGGATCTGCTGGCATCCAAGGAGGATGGGAAGCTCGGCCAGAAAATGAAAGCCGCGGAAACCATCGTGCCGGAAGATCGCCCCGGCCTGAAGGTACATGTCTGCACCCTGGTGCCTCCCGACACCCCGCCGGGGATGGCCTGGCCCGAGGTGTACGTACACAGCAAGCTGCTGCTGGTCAACGATACCTACATGACGCTGGGCAGCGCCAATATCAACACCCGCAGCATGGAGGTGGACAGCGAATTGAACGTTGCCCACTGCAACCCACATATCAGCCGCCAAGCACGGTTGGACTTGTGGAATATCCACACAGGGGGCAAAGGGGCACAGGCGGACGTGGTGCAGGCATTCAACTCTTGGAGGGACATCATCAAGGAAAACAAAGGACGTGAGCCACGAAAACAGGTGCCCGAAGCCTCTCTACGCGGCTTTCAGCGTTTTGATCCTACCCAATCCAACAAGGACTGA